One genomic window of bacterium includes the following:
- the ftsW gene encoding putative lipid II flippase FtsW, producing MSQSVAKPRFDETLLFLYLGIVAFGLIMVYSTSSIMADGRFGSHFHFLKQQAVWMVVSLLMMFAIFRIDLQRWAALSVPALFVTFILLALVFFMPARNGAHRWLMLGPMTLQPSELFKFVTIYYLAFSLSNPKRDLNSIRQLMLPYGPLLGAGLGLILLEPNLGMTILVFFTALGIFFLAGLRIKHILAAALPLVATASFVVFVIGYKKARILDHIAAVVDPLQGSYQVKQSALTLGAGGLLGTGLGEGRQKLFFLPYPHTDFIFSATGEEIGFIGLVVLLIGLFFILWRGFKIAAAQPDRFGYLMAAGTTWSLFINMAVNIGVVTALIPVTGLPLPFISYGGSSLLFSSLGIAVLLNLSRRVVRA from the coding sequence GTGAGTCAGTCGGTCGCTAAACCTCGTTTTGACGAGACGTTGCTGTTTCTCTATCTGGGGATAGTGGCGTTTGGCCTGATCATGGTCTATTCGACGTCATCGATCATGGCAGATGGCCGGTTCGGCTCGCATTTCCATTTCCTCAAGCAGCAGGCGGTCTGGATGGTGGTGTCGCTGTTGATGATGTTCGCGATATTCCGGATCGATCTGCAGAGATGGGCGGCGCTTTCAGTGCCAGCATTGTTTGTCACGTTTATCCTGTTGGCGTTGGTTTTTTTCATGCCGGCACGCAACGGAGCGCACCGCTGGCTGATGCTTGGGCCGATGACGTTGCAACCATCGGAGCTCTTCAAGTTTGTCACGATCTACTATCTGGCGTTTTCGTTGTCGAATCCAAAGCGAGATCTGAATTCGATTCGGCAGTTGATGTTGCCCTACGGTCCGCTTCTGGGGGCAGGATTAGGATTGATCCTGCTTGAACCAAATTTGGGAATGACGATTTTGGTGTTCTTCACGGCGCTGGGGATATTTTTCCTGGCGGGACTTCGAATCAAGCATATCCTGGCGGCGGCGCTTCCGCTGGTGGCGACGGCATCGTTTGTAGTGTTTGTGATCGGATACAAGAAAGCGCGAATTCTTGACCATATCGCGGCGGTGGTTGATCCGTTGCAAGGGAGTTATCAGGTCAAGCAGTCGGCATTGACACTTGGCGCGGGGGGGCTGCTTGGTACCGGACTTGGCGAGGGGAGACAGAAGCTGTTTTTCCTGCCGTATCCGCACACCGATTTCATTTTCAGCGCCACGGGTGAAGAGATCGGATTCATCGGATTGGTGGTGTTGTTGATCGGGCTGTTTTTCATCCTCTGGCGTGGATTCAAGATCGCGGCGGCACAGCCGGATCGATTTGGCTATCTGATGGCAGCCGGGACAACCTGGTCGCTCTTCATCAATATGGCGGTTAATATCGGCGTGGTGACGGCGCTCATTCCGGTGACGGGGCTTCCGCTGCCGTTCATTTCATACGGTGGGTCATCGCTGCTGTTTTCCAGTTTGGGAATAGCTGTGCTTTTGAATCTGTCGCGACGGGTGGTGAGAGCATGA
- the murG gene encoding undecaprenyldiphospho-muramoylpentapeptide beta-N-acetylglucosaminyltransferase, which translates to MTTARLIFAGGGTGGHLYPAIAIADRMKEMLSSKMPVEIIFVGTKRGIEYRVRETLGYPLHLINIRGIARSFTFSNLAVPFLIVSAMFKANALVKKFAPHVVVGTGGYVSWPVLRAASGQKITTVLQEQNSFPGVTTRQLAPKATRIYLGFGKASEMLKTSGEMIVTGNPVRANISKGDRAEAMKAFGLDPNKKTILVIGGSQGARSVNQAVLQGLQKSVLPDGYQLLWQTGKRDYTEVSAAAGAKAKSHALFPFESRMELVYAAADVAIARAGAITLAEIEACAIPSVLIPYPHAAGDHQRKNAEEFARQGYATVIDENELAGHDPLSEAVALISSGKAAQMRTAMRQANEKRSPAVDIIANDIVNLVTMAMQPGAVSDHRAIDNKGR; encoded by the coding sequence ATGACCACTGCGCGGCTGATCTTTGCCGGCGGCGGCACGGGGGGGCACTTGTATCCGGCGATCGCGATCGCGGATCGGATGAAAGAGATGCTGTCATCGAAAATGCCGGTGGAGATCATCTTTGTCGGGACGAAGCGCGGGATCGAGTACCGGGTGCGTGAGACGCTGGGCTATCCGTTACATCTGATAAATATCCGGGGGATAGCGCGTTCATTTACGTTCTCGAATCTGGCGGTGCCGTTTTTGATAGTCAGCGCGATGTTCAAGGCGAATGCGCTGGTGAAAAAGTTTGCGCCGCATGTGGTGGTGGGGACCGGCGGATATGTTTCATGGCCGGTGCTGAGAGCGGCGAGCGGTCAGAAGATCACGACAGTGTTGCAGGAGCAGAATTCATTTCCGGGCGTGACGACGCGTCAGTTGGCGCCGAAAGCAACACGGATATATCTCGGATTCGGTAAAGCATCGGAGATGCTCAAGACGAGTGGAGAGATGATCGTGACCGGGAATCCGGTGCGCGCGAATATCTCCAAGGGGGATCGCGCGGAAGCGATGAAGGCGTTCGGGCTTGATCCGAACAAGAAAACGATTTTGGTGATCGGTGGAAGTCAGGGGGCGCGGAGTGTGAATCAGGCGGTGCTGCAGGGATTGCAGAAGTCGGTTCTGCCTGATGGGTATCAGTTGCTGTGGCAGACGGGCAAGAGGGATTACACGGAGGTATCCGCGGCTGCGGGTGCAAAGGCGAAAAGTCACGCCCTCTTCCCGTTTGAATCACGCATGGAGTTGGTGTACGCGGCGGCGGATGTGGCGATCGCGCGCGCCGGGGCGATCACGCTGGCAGAGATAGAAGCGTGCGCGATACCATCGGTCTTGATCCCGTATCCGCATGCGGCGGGAGATCACCAGCGGAAGAACGCAGAGGAGTTTGCGCGTCAGGGGTATGCCACGGTGATCGATGAGAATGAACTGGCGGGGCACGATCCGTTGAGTGAAGCGGTCGCGCTGATCAGTTCCGGCAAAGCGGCGCAGATGCGCACGGCGATGCGGCAGGCGAATGAGAAGAGAAGTCCGGCAGTCGACATAATTGCGAATGATATTGTGAACCTCGTAACCATGGCGATGCAGCCGGGAGCGGTGAGTGACCATAGAGCAATTGACAACAAAGGCCGTTAA
- a CDS encoding UDP-N-acetylmuramate--L-alanine ligase: MFGRFKKLHFVGIGGAGMSGIAEILVNLGYQVSGSDSNPSEMTEYLAKLGITIQNSHVAENVEGIDVVVISSAINPNNPEVQEARRRGIPVIKRAEMLGELMRLKFSIGVAGTHGKTTTTSMIGRILQHANLMPTLIVGGVVAELGTGAALGTGDYLVAEADEYDKSFLAMFPSMAVVLNVEPDHLECYNGMEDLLGSFLTYINRVPFYGSAIISADDPNIQSFRGKISRPYATFGFSNDADYRAVNITLEPSRTMFSVYHKQDLLGDIILRVPGRHNVANALASIAACRELDVPFAPIADALRDFRGVGRRFEQIAEVNRILVIDDYAHHPTEIKATLSAAKDVYPDRRIIAIFQPHLFSRTQQFASEFAQALALADQVILTDIYPAREQPVPGVTSELIRKEAEKIGAKQFQCVGVKENALDAVVKMAQQGDVIITIGAGSITHIKHLIVEKIKAL, from the coding sequence ATGTTTGGTCGATTCAAGAAACTGCATTTCGTCGGAATAGGCGGCGCGGGGATGTCCGGCATCGCGGAGATATTGGTCAACCTGGGGTACCAGGTGAGCGGCTCGGACAGTAATCCGAGCGAGATGACCGAATATCTGGCGAAGCTCGGGATAACGATCCAGAACTCGCATGTCGCCGAGAATGTCGAGGGGATCGATGTGGTGGTTATCTCATCGGCGATCAACCCGAATAATCCGGAAGTGCAGGAAGCGCGGCGTCGCGGGATCCCGGTGATCAAACGAGCCGAAATGCTCGGCGAATTGATGCGGCTGAAGTTTTCTATCGGCGTCGCGGGGACGCACGGCAAAACAACGACGACTTCGATGATCGGCCGGATATTGCAGCATGCCAACCTGATGCCGACGCTGATCGTCGGCGGTGTGGTAGCAGAACTGGGGACCGGCGCGGCGCTTGGTACCGGTGATTACCTGGTGGCTGAGGCGGATGAATATGACAAGTCGTTTCTCGCAATGTTCCCGAGTATGGCGGTGGTGCTGAATGTCGAACCGGATCATCTCGAGTGCTACAACGGGATGGAGGATCTGCTTGGGTCATTCCTGACGTATATCAACCGCGTTCCGTTTTACGGCTCGGCGATCATTTCGGCGGATGATCCGAATATTCAGTCGTTCCGCGGCAAGATCAGCCGTCCGTACGCGACGTTTGGATTTAGCAATGACGCAGATTATCGCGCGGTGAATATCACGCTGGAGCCGAGTCGGACAATGTTCTCGGTTTATCACAAGCAGGATCTGCTGGGGGATATCATCCTTCGGGTGCCAGGGAGACATAATGTCGCGAATGCGCTGGCCTCGATAGCGGCCTGTCGCGAGCTGGATGTGCCGTTTGCGCCGATAGCCGATGCACTGCGGGATTTCCGCGGAGTGGGTCGTCGATTCGAGCAGATAGCCGAGGTGAATCGGATACTGGTGATCGATGATTACGCGCATCATCCGACAGAGATCAAGGCGACATTGAGCGCGGCGAAAGATGTCTATCCGGACCGTCGGATCATAGCCATTTTCCAGCCGCATCTGTTCAGCCGTACGCAGCAGTTTGCATCGGAGTTCGCGCAGGCATTGGCGCTGGCGGACCAGGTGATCCTGACGGATATCTATCCGGCGCGCGAACAACCGGTCCCGGGGGTTACCTCAGAGTTGATCCGAAAAGAAGCAGAGAAGATCGGCGCGAAACAGTTCCAGTGTGTTGGAGTCAAAGAGAACGCGCTGGACGCGGTGGTGAAGATGGCGCAACAGGGAGATGTGATCATTACGATCGGCGCCGGTTCGATCACGCATATCAAACATCTGATCGTGGAGAAGATCAAGGCTCTCTAA
- the ftsA gene encoding cell division protein FtsA has product MADEQIIAALDIGTTKVVALVGEMDERGGIYVIGHGISPAEGLRRGVVVDMDKTVRSIQKAVEDAQMVSGTVIDRVTVGIAGEHVRSINSHGVVAVSRSDKEVTPADVQKAIEAARTVAIPADREIIHVIPQEFSVDDQNGVKDPTGMSGVRLEVEAHIVTASVTTARNIYRALERCRLGIDHIVLESLGLANIHLTPREMNTGAVIIDIGGDITNMALFYDGAIRSTAAIPLGSRNVTNDIAIGLRTTLDQAEELKIGYGAALASMVDPEEMVNVTGVGGRASRDISRNVLASIVEPRMEEILSLIARELKKIGRSDNIAAGMVLTGGGSMLPGTVELAEQLFDVPVRLGQVKGLTHVPDELNSVRFATAHGLLLYGFANEANAATSSGAVKGWWKRIEGWITKQF; this is encoded by the coding sequence GTGGCTGATGAACAGATCATAGCGGCGCTGGATATCGGGACGACCAAAGTGGTCGCTCTGGTTGGCGAGATGGATGAGCGTGGCGGCATCTATGTGATCGGCCATGGAATCTCACCGGCAGAGGGACTTCGCCGTGGTGTCGTGGTGGACATGGACAAGACCGTGCGCTCGATCCAGAAAGCGGTTGAAGATGCGCAGATGGTATCCGGAACGGTGATCGATCGGGTGACGGTCGGGATCGCCGGAGAACATGTGCGGTCGATCAACAGCCATGGTGTGGTGGCGGTGAGCCGCTCGGATAAAGAAGTAACGCCGGCGGATGTGCAAAAGGCAATTGAAGCGGCGCGAACGGTGGCGATACCGGCTGATCGCGAGATCATCCATGTCATTCCGCAGGAATTTTCCGTGGATGACCAGAATGGCGTGAAAGATCCGACGGGGATGTCAGGAGTGCGGCTCGAAGTGGAAGCGCATATCGTGACTGCCTCGGTGACGACGGCGCGGAATATCTATCGCGCACTGGAGCGTTGCCGCCTGGGAATCGACCATATCGTGCTGGAGTCGCTCGGATTGGCGAATATCCATCTGACACCGCGTGAAATGAACACCGGGGCAGTGATAATAGATATCGGCGGGGATATCACGAATATGGCGCTCTTTTATGATGGGGCGATCCGGAGTACGGCGGCGATACCGCTGGGGTCACGGAATGTGACGAACGATATCGCGATCGGATTGCGGACGACGCTCGATCAGGCGGAAGAGCTGAAGATCGGCTATGGCGCGGCGCTGGCCTCGATGGTCGATCCGGAAGAGATGGTGAATGTGACGGGAGTGGGGGGGAGAGCGAGCCGGGATATCTCGCGCAATGTGCTGGCCTCGATCGTTGAGCCGCGGATGGAAGAGATCCTTTCGCTGATCGCGCGCGAACTGAAGAAGATCGGGCGGAGTGACAATATCGCGGCGGGGATGGTGTTGACCGGGGGCGGGTCGATGTTGCCGGGGACGGTTGAATTGGCGGAGCAGTTGTTTGATGTGCCGGTCCGACTTGGGCAGGTCAAAGGGCTGACGCATGTACCCGACGAACTGAATTCAGTCCGTTTTGCGACGGCGCACGGACTCTTGTTGTACGGATTTGCGAACGAAGCGAATGCAGCAACCTCGAGCGGCGCCGTCAAAGGGTGGTGGAAGCGGATCGAGGGCTGGATCACGAAACAGTTTTAG